GGAAAGTCATAGTCATTTTACTCCTTTAAAACGGATTGAATATAAGAAGACGGATTGAGTAATGAATTAGAGACATCTTCAACTGAAGGCAGTACAAACTCTGCACCGATTCCTAGGAAGATGGAGAAGACCAATAAGAAAGCAATTGGCCCAGTAAAGCTACGGGCAGCCTTTTTGTCTGGTACAATCGTTTCGTCCTTCTCACCCCAGAAACCTTGGATGAAGATTCGAATCATAGAATATAGAATTAATAAACTTGTGACAAGCCCAACAATAATCATGATGATTCGTTCTTCTTGTGCAGCACCTTGGAGCAGAAGAAGCTTTCCTATAAAGCCACTGAATGGTGGAATTCCGGCTAGCGTGACACTTGCGATAAGGAACAACCACCCAAGGACTGGATAGTGGTGGATGAGTCCATTCATCTTTCTCAAGTCGCTCGTACCTGCTAGATACGCAATGGCGCCTACTAATAGGAAGAGCGCCGCTTTAATGATCATGTCATGGACTAGGTAATAAACGCTACCTTCCATAGACGTCCCATTGAACAATCCAATTCCAAGTAGCATGAATCCAACAGCTGGAATGATGTTATAAGCAACAATAAGCTTCACGTTGTGTGTAGAGAGCGCTCCAATCACACCGAATAAGAGTGTGAAGGCTGCAATCCAAATAAACATCTCATGCGTTACATCTGTCTTATGGTAGAAGATGATGGAGAACGTACGCATGATGGAGTAAATTCCGACCTTTGTTAACAGTGCTCCAAATAGAGCGGATACGACTGGGTTCGGTGCAATATAAGATTTAGGCAACCAATAGTAAAGCGGGAAAAGGGCTGCCTTTGTACCGAATACGAAGAATAGCAAGATCCCAATGGTCGTCAATACACCTTTTTGTTCTACTTCCTGGACACGTTCGGCAATCTGAGCCATGTTGACTGTTCCAACAACTGAATAAAGGAACGCAACCACTGTAACGAATAGCATGGAAGAGAATAGGTTTAATAGAACATACTTTAAGGATTCTCTTAGCTGAATCTTGCCGTTTCCAAGCACAATTAACGCATAAGAAGCCATGAGAAGCACTTCAAAGAATACAAACAGGTTGAAGAGGTCGCCAGTTAGGAACGCTCCTGAAACGCCTGTGATGAGCAAGAAGAAGAATGTGTAGAAATAGAAACTTTCTTGCTTATTCGTTAGTGAGCGGCTTGCATAGAACACACATGCCGTCGCGATCACATTTGTCGTAAGAACTAACAGAGCGGATAAGGTATCTCCCACTAGAATAATTCCATAGGGCGCCTTCCAACCACCGGTTTCTAGAATAATCGTTCCGTTTTGTGTGATAAACCATCCCATATACGCAGCGACACCAAGGTTTATGACGGCCATTAATCGACTAAAGATGCGGACTGCACCTATTTTGCGATGTAAGAAAGCGGCGATAATCCCCGAGATGAGTGGTATGAGAATGGGTAGTACTACTAAGTTACTCATTTTCGTTACCCCTTAGTTCATCCATATTATCTGATTCATTAATTTGAGACGCTCGGTAGGCAAGTACAAGAAGTAAACTTGTCACTCCGAAGCTAATTACGATTGATGTTAAGATTAGCGCCTGTGGCAATGGGTCGGTGTATTCCTTAATCCCCTCTACAAGAATAGGGGGAGCACCAGTCTTTAATTTCCCCATGGTCAGGATGAACAAGTGCGCGCCATGAGAGATGAGCGCTGTTCCAATGATAATTCTTAACATCTGCTTTTGTAGTAGATTGTAGATTCCAGTTGTGAATAGGATTCCAGCTAGAACAGATGTGACAATCTCCATTATTTCGCCTCCTTATCGTTCCGGCGAATCTTAACTAAGCCAAAGATGGCAAGAGCAGCGATTCCTAGTACCGCAATCTCGAACAGCGTATCTAGTCCACGCATATCGACTAAGATTACGTTGACGACGTTTTTACCGCCACCGAGCTCTTTAGATGTTTCTAAGAAGTAGTCAGAAATAGGATCAAACCACTTACTATTAAATGAGGATATTCCAACTAAGGTAATCATAGCCCCAAAGCCAATGGATATAATGGCATTTGTGAGCTTCGTGCCTACGGATTCAGTGCGCTTTCTTAGTTCAGGTAAATGCATGAATACGAGTAAGAACAACGCAACCGTTACCGTTTCAATAATTAACTGTGTAAGTGCTAAGTCTGGTGCACGGTACATGACGAACAGAATCGCTAACCCATAACCCACAACACCTAGAATTAAGATTGCGGCAATACGATTGTTCGTAAAGATGGTAGCTACCGCTGCAAAGATCATCATGGCAACGATGAACAGTTCAGGCAGCGTAATTTCTGCTGTAGATGTACCTGTGAATGAT
This genomic interval from Pontibacillus halophilus JSM 076056 = DSM 19796 contains the following:
- a CDS encoding Na(+)/H(+) antiporter subunit C: MEIVTSVLAGILFTTGIYNLLQKQMLRIIIGTALISHGAHLFILTMGKLKTGAPPILVEGIKEYTDPLPQALILTSIVISFGVTSLLLVLAYRASQINESDNMDELRGNENE
- a CDS encoding Na+/H+ antiporter subunit D — its product is MSNLVVLPILIPLISGIIAAFLHRKIGAVRIFSRLMAVINLGVAAYMGWFITQNGTIILETGGWKAPYGIILVGDTLSALLVLTTNVIATACVFYASRSLTNKQESFYFYTFFFLLITGVSGAFLTGDLFNLFVFFEVLLMASYALIVLGNGKIQLRESLKYVLLNLFSSMLFVTVVAFLYSVVGTVNMAQIAERVQEVEQKGVLTTIGILLFFVFGTKAALFPLYYWLPKSYIAPNPVVSALFGALLTKVGIYSIMRTFSIIFYHKTDVTHEMFIWIAAFTLLFGVIGALSTHNVKLIVAYNIIPAVGFMLLGIGLFNGTSMEGSVYYLVHDMIIKAALFLLVGAIAYLAGTSDLRKMNGLIHHYPVLGWLFLIASVTLAGIPPFSGFIGKLLLLQGAAQEERIIMIIVGLVTSLLILYSMIRIFIQGFWGEKDETIVPDKKAARSFTGPIAFLLVFSIFLGIGAEFVLPSVEDVSNSLLNPSSYIQSVLKE